In Vitis vinifera cultivar Pinot Noir 40024 chromosome 4, ASM3070453v1, the genomic window GGTTCGTAAGGAGGAAGAAGTTTTATAATAAAGTGGGAAGGGCATGGAAACGAGGGTATTTGCTGTATGGGCCTCCAGGCACTGGAAAGTCGAGTTTGATCGCTGCAATGGCTAATTAATGgatcataaattaattaattaatgatgAAGAGTGAACCTCCTCAAGCGCAAGAGAACCAAAGCCGCAGAGATCAAAGATAGAGATGAAGATGCTGATCAACTTCGTGAAGCTAAGAGGCAAAAAGTGGGAGAACGAATTAATGGATCTCTAAACCTAATGCTCTAAGATAATTCTCTAATTTAGATAATATATCACATTACAccaacttcatttatttatttgggttTTTTCTCGAcgccttttattttatttctttgctGTAACGATAGCTGTCCATCGTTAGAGCTCTACCGGAGAGGAAACAAAGAATGGTATTGTTTTGTTTAGGAACATTTCCTTCTGGTTAGCCCtaagaatttgaaataattaatttaagtcCAAAAATCCTTATGAAACAGTGAGGGTAAGTTTATGGCTTTACTAGAAACTAAGCGAGAAGTAAGCAAACGAGTTTTGGGTCACATGAGAAGGACCATTCTGTGCGTGAGCTCCATTCGTGATCCACTTCTTCAGAGTTTCTGTATGATATCTTAAGTGGCTTGGGTTGCTACATGGGTTGCATTTGTGCAGACTGATTATGATACCTTAAGAGCTTTATAACGAAGAGACAGTAGGGATTCGGGATGAGTCATCcgattatttaaacttattcttatttatattataaataaataaattaaaacagaGTAAggtataagaaatattttaattttactcaaaataaatataattgatataaaataaatattctaaatttttataattcagttttgtaaaaaaaaaaattattttatagttattaaaaagtaaaaaaaaactaaaatattttttatttaattacatATATGTATCTTTGGCAGGGTTGGTGACGCTGCTGAGAACCTTGGCTGAGGAGACCATACCCGATCGGCTCCGATCTTACATTGTCTCTTCCCTTAAACGCTTCTTCCTTCCTCCCTCTTCTCAACTCACTCTCATCATCGACCAATTTTGCGGTCCCACTTCCAACGAAATTTACCAGGCCTCCCACATCTATCTTCCCACCAAGATCTCTCCTTCCCATGACCGAATCCAAGTGAGCAAACCCAGCAAGCAAAGCAACTCAACCATCACCCTCCCAAAGGGTGCACAGGTTGAGGACTCATTCCGCAACATTCGGCTCCAGTGGAAGCTTGTTGATGACCGCAAACTATTCTTCGAGCTTAGCTTCGACAAGCAGTTCATAGAAATCGTGTTGGAGTCTTACTTGCCTTACGTCATAGCCATGTCTAAGGACGTTAAAGAGGAAGACGAGGAAGTGAGAATTTACACTCGTAAATATGCCACACATAAGACAGTGAGTTGGGACTCAATCCAACTCCATCATCCGGCAAAGTTTGAGTCCTTTGCCATGGATCCCGATCAAAAGAAGGAGATCATGGAGGATTTGGAGAGGTTTACCTAGAGGAAGGAGCTGTATAAGAAGATTGGCAAGGCTTGGAAGCGTGGATACTTACTGTACGGCCCTTCTGGTACGTGTAAATCCAGTTTGATTGCAGCCATGGCCAATCACCTTAAGTTTGGTATTTACGTACGATTTGAAGAGGGTGTTAATTAGTAAATCAACTTGacaatttaatttgatttaataatttaattt contains:
- the LOC100257556 gene encoding AAA-ATPase At2g18190-like, with translation MHTYVNAQGSSKNIWESVILRHPSTFETLTMDIEQKKAIIDDLDRFVRRKKFYNKVGRAWKRGYLLYGPPGTGKSRLVTLLRTLAEETIPDRLRSYIVSSLKRFFLPPSSQLTLIIDQFCGPTSNEIYQASHIYLPTKISPSHDRIQVSKPSKQSNSTITLPKGAQVEDSFRNIRLQWKLVDDRKLFFELSFDKQFIEIVLESYLPYVIAMSKDVKEEDEEVRIYTRKYATHKTVSWDSIQLHHPAKFESFAMDPDQKKEIMEDLERFT